The genomic stretch ttgttcaaataaaataaacattttggaaCAAATAATTGGAATTGTCAGTAAATACgatacatttaagaaagataaataGTGTCTAACAAATAAAAACGTACATAAAGGTTTTGAATGTTTCGTtttcttatttgttaaattaaattaaacatcatGAAAAATATTAGTTTTCGATTGTCACTGCATCAGATACAAATAAATACGATACATATTGTCTAACACATAAACACGCCATAAAGGGTTTTCAGGTTCAGTTTTCATATTGCTATTTTCAAAGAACATGACAACAAGAAATACCTTTTCGGCCCTACTGATGGAATTCTTGAACCGTTGTGAGTATCTCTCGTCTTCAATTTTCTTCAAGTAAACTTCCCCGGACCTTACATCCTCTTTCAAGTACTTAAGTGTAGCAGCCATGTTCTCCCAGAACTGAATGATCCTCGTGAACTGACGGTCCACGTCCCCGAGATGTAGCGAGGCCTCCCTGAGACTTTCGACATTTCCAAGACCAGCTGAAATAATGAGATTATACTATTACGTAGCTGTTTACTAACTTTTTATGTTACCATACTAATAACACTTAAACATGCAAAAAATGAATTACCAGCCAATACCTTTGCAAtatgtttacataattttaatGTCCGGgtaaacatttgttcaaaacataTTTTGAGAGCATACTGTCATAACAGCCCTTCGAGTTAGGCGATAAATCCCAATCTCTTGACCGACTTACCTTTTGTATTGTTCTCAACGATGAAAAGTTTACTTAATAAGAAACGTACACTAAATCAGCTCGGGAaagttttctaaaaataaataaaagtacatAAATTACGTTACTTGTAAATACAGCAACCCCTTATACCATGATGCATGCTGAGTTCTTTCATTTTTGCCAGACGCTGATGCGCTTCTTTCCTTTGCGCATGCATACGTTCTACGACACCTCGGCGTTCTTGCTGTGCCCTGTGCACGTTGTCTTCTGCCGCTTGGTATCCCTTCATTAGCTCTttgtactttaaatataaacaaaacactttctggaaaaaaatatttcactcatttttagaTGGCACACCATTTTTGAGGTCATCAGCGTTCGCAGACGCCCAAACGTTAAGAAAATCACCAAATTAGTATATTACAATTATGTGAAACTTAACATTTGCACACATGGTTTTACGTGTTTTACTAAGGCCACGTTCAGCCAAACAAAGTTTGCAATAGATATTGACATGTGTTTCATTGTCTTATATTCGAATCATAAGTTAGAATAGAGTGAATGCAGTAGATAGACACAATGCACGCACCATCGGTTGATATTTCTATGAACTGCAGTACAAACTTTTAAACGTTTTACAAAGAACAACGAAGTCTTGTTCAAGCGTTAGCCGTCATTGCTGTCCTAAAATTTTTAATTGTAGTGTCACTTCGGATCCGCGTGTATTCAGCCTGAATACCTTAACTACTCCtgtattcatatttaaaacacatcaacattcatttattttaaatgacacAGAATATATGACTTACCCTGTCTTTCTTCTTGTCTCCTTTAAACATGCTAGTGAAAAAGTTTACTGCCTTCCCGACAACCTCTAACACGACTCCGAAGCCACCGCCCATTGCAGCGCTTGGGCGAATGCTGTCGCCCAGAAAATTTGTGTCGTCATCCACTGACATATCGCGACCTGCACCCTCTGACAGTGTACGACAAATTAACACAAATGTACGGCGTATAGAAatcgataaaaatatatataacacaagACAGATTGGTTAACACTTTTAAACAGTCTGAGCTAATAAATGTTcggacatttttttaaaattataaaaatttcgTCATCTGTAAAACGCATCAATAACTCAAACTCCATATCATGCTCATTTTACTGCACATTATATTGCACTTCCTACCTGCAACTTGAAACATTCGATCTCTCTGTCCTTTCAAGGTTTCTAAGTCTTCTTCCATCCTTTTCTTTTCTTCTTCAAGTTCTTTCTGAGCCAGTGATGCAGCCCTGGCCATCTGTTCTTGTCGTTCCATTTCTAGCTTGAGCCGCTCGCTTTCTTTGACGACATGTTTGTTTCTGTCATTAACGGATGCCATATTCCTTTGAACCTCTGTTTGGAGAGTAAGGTAGCTGCAAATATACACACTTATGTTAATGAACCCCCACTATTTTAGTAATTATCACTGCTATCAATATGCTcactttaatgttgatgttatatGAAGCGTTGAATAGCGGCCATTTCTATAATTAAGCatcgatatttattttcattggtTTAAGCATGTTGTTTCCTTCCAAGGGACAAAATAACATCCAGTGCGGTCCAGTGTCCGCTTTTCTCTTAATTTCATTGACAGTCCAGAAGAAtaatttcaaatactttaaaCTAATGATAAATAAGCCCCAACTATCTTGCGTTAATCGCTTTTTCAGTTTTTCTCTGTCAGAGATGCATACCTCGACCTCGTGTCTTCTGATTCCTTCTTCATGGACTCAGCATTTTGGATAATCTGACCAAAGGCGTCAATAATGATATCTCGATCctgaaaaagaaaacaagttCCTCAGAGTCTATagttatatcatcatcatcatcatcatcatcatcatcatcatcatcatcatcatagatCCTCTGATGACCTCTATCTAGCGATCCCTGAAGCACAGTCTTTCACAGTGAGTCGTACCTGGTGACGTGTTTAAACCAAGCCAGCTATCGTCTTTTAACTAGCGTCAAAAGGGATTCTTGAGAGCCAACCAATGCAGCTGTCGCGGTTctgacgtactcgttggtcttgtgatAAATGTAGGAGATGCTGAGCAGTCTTCAGAAACACTTATGCTCATAGGCATGAATCCTTCGGCCTGTGACCCTGTAACGCGTTCAGATCTCGCAGCCATAGAGTAGGATGAAGACTACGAGGGACTTTTAGAGCCTGCGAGTGGGTAAGCTGATAAAGATGCTTTTCAACAGCTTGCTCAGTCTGCCATCGCTGCGGTTACCATGGCAATTCTTAGTCGTTTCTCAGCGGATGACTCTGCAGTTGAAGGTCTGTACAACTGTGCTTCACCCTGCTCAGAATCCAGCCTGTCTTCTGCCAGCTTCACCTCGGGCTTATGGTTCCTTCGGTCGGGGATGATATATAGAATGACCTTGTGGAGCGCACTATGCGTTTTAGGGTTATGGTGCGGTAGTTCTTGCACAACCAAAAATTGCCTGTTTCGGTAGCAGAATAACTAGAGACTTGTCCTACGCTTTGGGTCACTTCTCCTCCCAGATATTCTGGCAAAGTGCAAGCATTATCTCTTCTCCTTTCTTAAACAGCTCAGAATGGACATTGTCCAACCCGGAGATTTATTTTCTGTCAGACTGCGCACTGCCTCACCCGCCACATCAATTATTATCTTCAGACTTTCATTATCCGCTTCTGTTTTAGAATTGTACTAAATGAGACTGGCGTCGGGTCGATGGGGGTAGTTATAAAAGTCGCAGCTGTATTCAGTCCACCTGTTCAGAAATGCGACATTCTCGGTCTGGATGTTCCCGTCAGCGTCTTATATAACACTACATTTGGGCTTACTGGTTTTCGCAAAGGGTCTTAAGGGTACTGTAGGCTGCCTTACTGCTGCCTGTGGTTACTGTTGGTCAATGCTGTTACATTACTCCTAAATCCACACCTTTTTGGTTTCTTTCATCTTCGTCCTCCTTGTTGATCTTCTGGTTCTGTGACCTAGAGTCCTAGCTGGAGTACTTCTCCCTGCTTTTGTCTCATAGGTCCATGATCACGCTCGTCACCAATGGCTTGTTCTTAAACATATTTcttccgcggacttctttgtctGACGACAGCAGGACTTCCTTGGTGTGGTTTGTGATGATGTCGATTTAATTGTTGAGGATGTTCAAGACTTCAATCTTATCATCCATCTGTGTTTGAAATGCCTCTGCTATCGCAGTTaattttttcacttaaaataaaatttgtggTTCATGGTGATGAGTTTGTTCTTTAACTTCAGCTTGATGATCTGCAACAGTACACATTCTTGTGTTTTGATTGTTGATGCTGAACTTGAACCGTTGAGGTGCCAGAAAGAAATCGATCAGAATGTGTACTTGCCCGTTTTGCTGTTCTGGGCGGTTCTTTGTGGGTGATGCGTATTAACCAGAGTGAGTTGGTGGCTTGTGGCGAACTCAAGAAGTGAGATAGTTATTTATATGTGACTTTATGTGGGCAAATAATGAGTTCTGAAAATATGCATCCATTATATTGTATACTATATTGCGCAGTTACGCAAGGAAATTGGTTGAATCGTGCTagcaataaatagttttatttcttAATGTAAATTTATACGATGTAAATTAAACACTTACTTTACGATAAACATAAACTGCAAAAGAAAACTACAAAAGCAACGAATTATATGATTTCATCAAACATGCAAACCATTTGTATAACATGCCTGTAAATCTACGGCGTCCAAAATCATCGGAATCATGGTCTTGATTATGTGACCAGCAGTCACTGTGAACTTTTTCATCAAGCCCGACGTCAGCAGGTGCTGTGACCGCGCCGCATGTGCCGTCATCCGAACCTGTCAGTCAAAAATTATAAACATGTGGAAGATTTAATCAGAATAAGACGTAAACGGATAAAACATACCGTGATACGTAGAAATATTGCAATTTTCCAAAGAATCATGAaaacgttgttgttgtttgtttcgcTTTTGTGAACAAAATTGATGATGAGAACCTCTCTGGCGACATCAGGGTGATCCGCCAGGTTCAGATAGGCCAGCTCCAGATAGTTGGCCACCTCGCGTTGTGCATGATACAGCTCTATGGCCGCTATCGTCTGTACCATCGCCTGCTTCTCGAGAGTATTGGAAGCCTATGTAGTATAATAACACGAATAATAATAGCaatgagaagaagaagaagtagactGAGAAGAAAccgaaaaatgaaaataaaaataataataataatactgttcTGAGCaagattcatgatgattggatAAAAACATTTACCTCTAAAGGGTAACAACATTTCAATACAGCTGTAAAAGAAAATACATCCCCCAGGCGGACACGTTTTTaacgaacctgaaccattttagaactcgggCGAGAACAATTGTTCTGAGAAACTTTGTCTAAGATTGCATCAAAAATGTCTCTTCAAGACTTTAAACAAGGTTCCACTTTAGCCATTAATGGAAAACTGCCCCGATACGTGGCGACTTGTTTTATAACAGACCGATATCGTTTTCAAACTTAGccgaaatattattaaaacacatCAAAGtcgcccaagtttcatgaagttttgattttttttaatgtattttctatagtgtttacaacaTTTTTAATTGGCATAATGAAAAAGTGTTTAACGTCATGTGCTCCAGATTCAAACTCGGTCAAAATCTCATAaagacaaatgttctaaccaagttgtACGAAGATTGAACAATAACTGTCACCTCTATAGTAACCATGTGAACATTGACGACACACGATAACGACGCGTGGCGCAAGACTTACGACAAACGACGGACTAAAGggagatcacaaaagctaaccatgagtaggttgtgctcagatgagctaactataataataattataattataatgatagttataataataataattttagaaTCGTATTGGTAATACAAACATGCAAAATACAATGGAATATAGAGCGGAAACAAAAGAGCGTTGACCTTTGGAATTGACTTGTGAACTTAACCGGCAAATCGACAATCAGGGGATGTACACAGCGTTGCATCGTCTATGTGTAATATGTTATGTAGCGGAAACGAAAATATTTGGATTTGACCTTAAATCGTGACATTGACCTTCGGTTGATGAGCGTTGTAAATTACACCACTTGCATTTGTATCTGGTCATAGggaatattaatatgaaaataCAATAATACTTATATTCGTATAGTCGTTTAGACACT from Dreissena polymorpha isolate Duluth1 chromosome 10, UMN_Dpol_1.0, whole genome shotgun sequence encodes the following:
- the LOC127848212 gene encoding uncharacterized protein LOC127848212, translating into MFDILSTFLTVRILFAVLKSGMASDATPTASNTLEKQAMVQTIAAIELYHAQREVANYLELAYLNLADHPDVAREVRMTAHAARSQHLLTSGLMKKFTVTAGHIIKTMIPMILDAVDLQDRDIIIDAFGQIIQNAESMKKESEDTRSSYLTLQTEVQRNMASVNDRNKHVVKESERLKLEMERQEQMARAASLAQKELEEEKKRMEEDLETLKGQRDRMFQVAEGAGRDMSVDDDTNFLGDSIRPSAAMGGGFGVVLEVVGKAVNFFTSMFKGDKKKDRYKELMKGYQAAEDNVHRAQQERRGVVERMHAQRKEAHQRLAKMKELSMHHAGLGNVESLREASLHLGDVDRQFTRIIQFWENMAATLKYLKEDVRSGEVYLKKIEDERYSQRFKNSISRAEKDWQFFGKICSDYVQESDTEIMHLYNFLSSPIDHMSNADRTARQTALICSIEADIDSAFGEEH